A DNA window from Streptomyces bacillaris contains the following coding sequences:
- a CDS encoding LLM class flavin-dependent oxidoreductase: protein MRFSVLSLIGHDPHPLTGELASPADRFEEVIATASVAEELGFDSYSVGERHAGAFLSSSPSVVLGAIAARTSTIRLLTGVTVVAILDPVRVAEDFATLDQIARGRIELVVGKGAEAGHFDLFGLDEERQWDLQKEKYELLRRLWTEEGVDWKGEFRPPLKNVTTVPRPYDGLPRIWHGSATSLNSPELAAKHGDPLFTANAIQPREAYAKLIAHYRERFEAYGHDPAEARVAAGSGGLLIADSSQAAVAQYKELYEARVRQTFKPHLAGKAGYNTPFRTIEDAIEGGPQLIGSPQQIIDKILGWHTVYRHDLQSVTVDGFGLSRPEQLETLQRFAEEIAPVVRREAPSTLWE, encoded by the coding sequence ATGAGATTCTCGGTGCTTTCCCTGATCGGCCATGACCCGCACCCGCTGACCGGTGAACTCGCCTCCCCCGCCGACCGGTTCGAGGAGGTGATCGCCACCGCGTCCGTCGCCGAGGAGCTGGGCTTCGACTCCTACTCGGTCGGTGAGCGGCACGCCGGGGCGTTCCTCTCCTCCAGCCCGAGCGTGGTGCTCGGCGCGATCGCGGCCCGTACCTCCACGATCCGGCTGCTCACCGGGGTGACCGTCGTCGCGATCCTCGACCCGGTCCGGGTGGCGGAGGACTTCGCGACGCTCGACCAGATAGCGCGGGGCCGGATCGAACTGGTCGTCGGGAAGGGCGCCGAGGCGGGCCACTTCGACCTCTTCGGGCTGGACGAGGAGCGGCAGTGGGACCTCCAGAAGGAGAAGTACGAGCTGCTGCGCCGGCTCTGGACCGAGGAAGGCGTCGACTGGAAGGGCGAGTTCCGCCCGCCGCTGAAGAACGTGACCACGGTCCCCCGCCCGTACGACGGTCTCCCCCGGATCTGGCACGGCTCGGCCACCAGCCTCAACTCCCCCGAGCTGGCGGCGAAACACGGCGATCCGCTCTTCACCGCCAACGCCATCCAGCCGCGCGAGGCGTACGCGAAGCTCATCGCGCACTACCGGGAGCGGTTCGAGGCGTACGGGCACGATCCGGCGGAGGCCCGGGTGGCGGCGGGCTCCGGCGGGCTGCTCATCGCCGACAGCTCGCAGGCGGCGGTCGCCCAGTACAAGGAGCTGTACGAGGCGCGGGTGCGGCAGACGTTCAAGCCGCATCTGGCGGGGAAGGCCGGATACAACACCCCGTTCCGGACCATCGAGGACGCGATCGAGGGCGGCCCGCAGCTCATCGGCTCCCCGCAGCAGATCATCGACAAGATCCTCGGCTGGCACACCGTCTACCGCCACGACCTCCAGTCGGTCACCGTGGACGGCTTCGGGCTGAGCCGGCCCGAGCAGCTGGAGACGCTCCAGCGGTTCGCGGAGGAGATCGCCCCGGTGGTGCGGCGGGAGGCGCCCTCCACGCTCTGGGAGTGA